The proteins below are encoded in one region of Enhydrobacter sp.:
- the pdhA gene encoding pyruvate dehydrogenase (acetyl-transferring) E1 component subunit alpha: MAKPVGKAKGETLPAKKKSASKSPGPGDNSVGPDQLKTFYRDMLLIRRFEERAGQLYGMGLIGGFCHLYIGQEAVVVGMQSTVRGKDSIVTSYRDHGHMLAAGMDPKGVMAELTGRSGGYSKGKGGSMHMFSREKNFFGGHGIVGAQVPIGTGLAFAHKYNGTKDVSLTYLGDGAANQGQVYEAMNMAALWKLPVVYIIENNRYGMGTSVERASAITELYRHGEAFGIPGEEVDGMDVLAVRAAGEKAVEHARSGAGPYLLEMQTYRYRGHSMSDPAKYRSKEEVDKYRSERDPIDHVRKLLIDGKMADEAALKAVDAEIRKIIGDAAEYAQHSPEPDPSELWTDVLVGA, from the coding sequence ATGGCGAAGCCGGTCGGGAAGGCGAAGGGGGAAACGCTTCCAGCCAAGAAGAAATCGGCGTCGAAGTCGCCCGGACCGGGTGACAACAGTGTCGGTCCCGACCAGCTCAAGACCTTCTACCGCGACATGTTGCTGATTCGCCGCTTCGAGGAGCGCGCCGGCCAGCTCTATGGCATGGGCCTGATCGGCGGCTTCTGCCATCTCTACATCGGCCAGGAGGCCGTCGTGGTGGGCATGCAGTCCACGGTCCGCGGCAAGGATTCGATCGTGACCTCCTATCGCGACCACGGGCACATGCTGGCCGCGGGCATGGATCCCAAGGGCGTGATGGCCGAGCTCACCGGCCGCAGCGGCGGATACTCCAAGGGCAAGGGCGGCTCCATGCACATGTTCAGCCGCGAGAAGAACTTCTTCGGCGGCCATGGCATCGTCGGCGCCCAGGTGCCGATTGGCACGGGGCTGGCCTTCGCGCACAAATACAACGGCACCAAGGATGTCTCGCTCACCTATCTCGGCGACGGCGCCGCCAACCAGGGACAGGTCTACGAAGCGATGAACATGGCGGCGCTCTGGAAGCTGCCGGTGGTCTACATCATAGAGAACAATCGCTACGGCATGGGCACGTCGGTCGAGCGCGCCTCGGCCATCACCGAACTCTACCGGCATGGCGAAGCGTTCGGCATCCCGGGCGAGGAGGTCGACGGCATGGATGTGCTGGCGGTGCGGGCGGCGGGCGAGAAGGCGGTCGAGCATGCCCGCAGCGGCGCCGGCCCCTATCTCCTCGAGATGCAGACCTACCGCTATCGCGGTCATTCCATGAGCGACCCCGCCAAGTACCGGAGCAAGGAAGAAGTGGACAAGTATCGCAGCGAGCGCGATCCGATCGATCATGTGCGCAAGCTCCTGATCGACGGCAAGATGGCGGACGAGGCCGCATTGAAGGCGGTCGATGCCGAGATCCGCAAGATCATCGGCGACGCCGCCGAGTATGCTCAGCACAGTCCCGAGCCCGATCCGTCGGAGTTGTGGACCGACGTCCTGGTCGGAGCCTGA